From Pan paniscus chromosome 6, NHGRI_mPanPan1-v2.0_pri, whole genome shotgun sequence, one genomic window encodes:
- the OCM2 gene encoding putative oncomodulin-2 isoform X2 encodes MSASQVKDVFRFIDNDQSGYLDEEELKFFLQKFESGARELTESETKSLMAAADNDGDGKIGAEEFQEMVHS; translated from the exons ATGTCAGCCAGTCAGGTGAAGGATGTTTTCCGGTTCATAGACAACGACCAGAGCGGGTATCTGGATGAAGAAGAGCTTAA GTTTTTCCTCCAGAAGTTTGAGAGTGGTGCCAGAGAACTGACCGAGTCAGAAACCAAGTCCTTGATGGCTGCGGCAGATAATGATGGAGATGGGAAAATTGGAGCAGAGG AATTCCAGGAAATGGTGCATTCTTAA
- the OCM2 gene encoding putative oncomodulin-2 isoform X1 has translation MSASQVKDVFRFIDNDQSGYLDEEELKFFLQKFESGARELTESETKSLMAAADNDGDGKIGAEGMSTRNSRKWCILKSPSLWRKERKG, from the exons ATGTCAGCCAGTCAGGTGAAGGATGTTTTCCGGTTCATAGACAACGACCAGAGCGGGTATCTGGATGAAGAAGAGCTTAA GTTTTTCCTCCAGAAGTTTGAGAGTGGTGCCAGAGAACTGACCGAGTCAGAAACCAAGTCCTTGATGGCTGCGGCAGATAATGATGGAGATGGGAAAATTGGAGCAGAGGGTATGTCCACACGT AATTCCAGGAAATGGTGCATTCTTAAAAGCCCCAGTctctggagaaaagagagaaagggataa
- the OCM2 gene encoding putative oncomodulin-2 isoform X3: MSITDVLSADDIAAALQECQDPDTFEPQKFFQTSGLSKMSASQVKDVFRFIDNDQSGYLDEEELKFFLQKFESGARELTESETKSLMAAADNDGDGKIGAEEFQEMVHS, from the exons ATGAGCATCACGGACGTGCTCAGTGCTGATGACATTGCAGCAGCGCTCCAGGAATGCCAAG ACCCAGACACTTTTGAACCCCAAAAATTCTTCCAGACGTCAGGCCTCTCCAAGATGTCAGCCAGTCAGGTGAAGGATGTTTTCCGGTTCATAGACAACGACCAGAGCGGGTATCTGGATGAAGAAGAGCTTAA GTTTTTCCTCCAGAAGTTTGAGAGTGGTGCCAGAGAACTGACCGAGTCAGAAACCAAGTCCTTGATGGCTGCGGCAGATAATGATGGAGATGGGAAAATTGGAGCAGAGG AATTCCAGGAAATGGTGCATTCTTAA